In one Vicinamibacteria bacterium genomic region, the following are encoded:
- a CDS encoding Rrf2 family transcriptional regulator: MKLTAQEEYGIRCLLQLARRAHESQPVTVREVAASESLSPAYAEKLLRILSRAGLAESIRGTRGGYRMTRPPEEVTMGQAIRALGGFITQSDLCARFTGQDACCVHLTDCGLRPVWTAVNLHVERLLDSMSLSSLLQGERAIASRLDETTIEWNRCLVPLQTSTPPGSTREV; this comes from the coding sequence GTGAAGCTTACGGCGCAGGAGGAGTACGGTATCCGCTGCCTGCTCCAGCTTGCCCGACGCGCCCACGAGTCCCAACCGGTCACCGTGCGCGAGGTGGCGGCCTCGGAAAGCCTGTCTCCCGCCTACGCGGAAAAACTGTTGCGCATCCTCAGCCGAGCCGGGCTGGCAGAGTCCATTCGGGGCACGCGGGGTGGTTACCGGATGACGAGACCTCCGGAGGAGGTCACGATGGGCCAGGCGATTCGCGCCCTCGGTGGCTTCATCACCCAGTCCGATCTCTGTGCGCGGTTCACGGGACAAGACGCTTGCTGTGTCCACCTGACGGACTGCGGGCTCCGGCCGGTCTGGACGGCGGTCAACCTGCACGTCGAGAGACTGCTGGACAGCATGTCTCTGAGCTCGCTCCTCCAAGGAGAGCGCGCCATCGCGTCACGGCTCGATGAGACAACGATCGAGTGGAACCGCTGTCTCGTTCCGTTACAAACGTCAACGCCACCAGGATCGACGAGGGAGGTGTGA